One genomic segment of Sebastes fasciatus isolate fSebFas1 chromosome 17, fSebFas1.pri, whole genome shotgun sequence includes these proteins:
- the tbc1d5 gene encoding TBC1 domain family member 5 isoform X4, whose protein sequence is MQHPNFETRHPLQTDEQQETGYDPLNNFNKNRSRGSLDSSTYSQSQSTFLSYRKEWDDLFLNSNYLARIRQAGINGRLRSSRFRSVCWKLYLEALPEDKTQWINKTKELRAQYEKIKETHITNPRKAAGQQDLVVNNPLSQDEGSLWNKFFQDKELKGMIKQDVLRTFPEIRYFQDDDVRTKLTDILFCFARENEQLLYKQGMHELLAPIVFVLHCDHQAFQHASETASPSEEMKCLLNPEFLEHDAYALFSQLMDTAEPWFSSYEREVRKGKEEMLTSIPFARPQDSGPSVAIVTKVNRIQDQLVKKHDIELHMHVNRLEIAPQIYGIRWVRLLFGREFPLQDLLVVWDALFADSITLDLVDYIFVAMLLYIRDALIASNFQTCLGLLMHYPPLGDINSLLQKALFLRDPKNYPRPVNYQFQQNLDYYKTRGADLMNKTRSGSSTKAAPLNINKVSSSLLSFGRKLIAPAISTGSGGVSPINCEVHSSSSSSSTSPASAPVPTIPHPLAEPPSGPAPPQTQTHAQSQHYRLLKSESMPVHLSKGQSSRTVSSSPSIESLTGGRPHSTASPPLPPSRGSDVSTSSPPLSATKKESFFNITRSRSHSKTMGKKESEEDLEAQVSFLQGQINDLEAMSKYCAKMMNNHICKIQEVILQEHLEKEDEVLVSLAGLKQIKDILKGALRFNQSQLEAEENEEIAIADDHYTITAAAETALRANNHHSDHQQLGDIRRSRDSDLEGSVSTNEKEEEKEEEKEEEKEEEKEEEEQAITPPEEQVASSLGSEGKNWDDYILVCQDVDLTAADGGGGGGGKPAAERTPPIRRGRGLVRMEPEGAAGTFHDPLMAAITSGSSSPDEGSTHSKDSDFTIVNPNDL, encoded by the exons ATGCAGCACCCCAATTTCGAGACCCGCCACCCGCTCCAGACAGACGAGCAGCAGGAGACGGGCTACGACCCGCTCAATAACTTCAACAAGAACCGCAGCA GAGGATCTCTTGACAGCAGCACTTACTCACAGTCCCAGTCAACCTTCCTCTCATACAG GAAAGAATGGGACGACTTGTTCCTGAACAGTAATTACCTGGCCAGGATCCGGCAGGCAGGCATCAACGGTCGACTGAGGAGCAGCCGCTTTCGGAGCGTATGCTGGAAG TTGTACCTGGAGGCTCTTCCAGAAGACAAGACGCAGTGGATCAACAAGACCAAGGAGCTCCGGGCCCAGTATGAGAAGATCAAAGAGACG CACATCACTAACCCTCGCAAGGCTGCAGGCCAGCAGGACCTGGTTGTCAACAACCCGCTGTCCCAGGATGAgggg AGCCTGTGGAACAAGTTCTTCCAAGATAAAGAGCTGAAGGGGATGATCAAACAGGACGTGTTGAGAAC TTTCCCCGAGATTCGTTACTTCCAGGACGACGACGTGAGGACCAAACTGACAGACATCCTCTTCTGTTTTGCCCGAGAAAATGAACAGTTACTGTATAAACAG GGGATGCACGAGTTGCTGGCGCCCATAGTGTTTGTGCTGCACTGTGACCATCAAGCCTTCCAGCACGCCAGCGAGACAGCCAGCCCCAG TGAGGAGATGAAGTGTCTGTTGAACCCAGAGTTTCTGGAGCACGACGCCTA TGCCTTGTTCTCACAGCTGATGGACACAGCAGAGCCGTGGTTCTCCAGCTACGAGAGGGAAGTGAGGAAG GGTAAGGAAGAGATGCTGACCAGCATCCCGTTCGCACGGCCCCAGGACTCGGGGCCATCCGTTGCCATAGTAACTAAAGTCAACCGCATCCAGGACCAGCTGGTGAAGAAGCACGACATTGAACTGCACATGCACGTCAACCGGCTGGAGATCGCCCCGCAAATCTACGGCAT CCGGTGGGTACGTCTGCTGTTCGGCCGTGAGTTCCCGCTCCAGGACCTGCTGGTGGTGTGGGACGCCCTGTTTGCTGACAGCATCACTCTGGACCTGGTGGACTACATCTTCGTGGCCATGCTGCTCTACATCCGAGACGCTC TCATTGCTAGCAACTTCCAGACCTGCCTGGGCCTGCTAATGCACTACCCTCCATTAGGAGACATCAACTCCCTTCTGCAAAAGGCTCTATTCCTCCGAGATCCCAAA AACTATCCACGACCTGTCAACTACCAGTTTCAGCAGAACCTGGATTACTACAAAACAAGGGGAGCTGACCTGATGAACAAGACACG CTCGGGTTCCAGTACAAAAGCTGCTCCCCTTAACATCAACAAGGTCTCCAGCAGCCTGCTGAGCTTCGGCAGAAAGCTCATCGCTCCGGCAATATCTACCGGGTCTGGTGGCGTCTCGCCAATCAACTGCGAGGtacactcctcctcttcctcctcgtcaaCTTCCCCCGCATCGGCGCCCGTGCCCACCATACCTCACCCATTGGCTGAGCCCCCGTCAGGCCCCGCCCCGCCGCAGACCCAGACCCATGCCCAGAGTCAGCACTACCGCCTGCTCAAGTCCGAGAGCATGCCTGTCCACCTCAGCAAAG GCCAAAGCTCCAGGACAGTCAGCTCCTCTCCCAGCATAGAAAGCCTCACTGGTGGACGGCCTCACTCCACCGCCTCCCCGCCTCTTCCCCCATCCAGAGGGAGTGATGTGAGCACTTCCTCTCCGCCCCTCTCCGCCACCAAGAAAGAGTCCTTCTTCAACATCACTCGTTCTCGCTCCCACAGCAAGACCATGGGCAAGAAGGAGTCG GAGGAGGACCTGGAAGCCCAGGTATCATTCCTGCAAGGCCAGATCAACGACCTGGAGGCCATGAGCAAATACTGTGCCAAGATGATGAACAATCACATCT GTAAAATCCAGGAAGTGATTCTCCAAGAACACCTGGAGAAAGAGGATGAGGTCCTGGTGTCACTGGCTGGACTCAAACAG ATCAAAGACATCCTTAAGGGGGCGCTGCGCTTCAACCAAAGCCAGCTGGAGGCCGAGGAGAACGAGGAGATCGCCATCGCTGACGATCACTATACCATCACAGCAGCCGCTGAAACTGCTCTGAGAGCCAACAATCACCACAGTGACCACCAGCAACTAGGAGACATCAGGCGGAGCCGGGACTCTGATCTAGAGGGGAGCGTGAGCACGAatgagaaggaagaggagaaggaagaggagaaggaagaggagaaggaagaggagaaggaagaggaggagcaggcgATTACCCCACCTGAAGAACAG GTGGCGTCATCCCTCGGCTCGGAGGGTAAGAACTGGGACGACTACATCCTCGTGTGCCAGGACGTAGACCTGACGGCcgctgatggaggaggaggaggaggaggaaagccTGCAGCCGAGCGTACCCCTCCGATCAGGCGAGGGCGAGGCTTGGTGCGAATGGAGCCTGAGGGTGCAGCCGGGACCTTCCATGACCCCCTGATGGCCGCCATCACCTCGGGCTCTTCCAGCCCAGACGAGGGCTCCACCCATAGCAAGGACTCTGACTTCACCATCGTCAACCCAAACGACCTGTGA
- the tbc1d5 gene encoding TBC1 domain family member 5 isoform X2: MQHPNFETRHPLQTDEQQETGYDPLNNFNKNRSRGSLDSSTYSQSQSTFLSYRKEWDDLFLNSNYLARIRQAGINGRLRSSRFRSVCWKLYLEALPEDKTQWINKTKELRAQYEKIKETHITNPRKAAGQQDLVVNNPLSQDEGSLWNKFFQDKELKGMIKQDVLRTFPEIRYFQDDDVRTKLTDILFCFARENEQLLYKQGMHELLAPIVFVLHCDHQAFQHASETASPSEEMKCLLNPEFLEHDAYALFSQLMDTAEPWFSSYEREVRKGKEEMLTSIPFARPQDSGPSVAIVTKVNRIQDQLVKKHDIELHMHVNRLEIAPQIYGIRWVRLLFGREFPLQDLLVVWDALFADSITLDLVDYIFVAMLLYIRDALIASNFQTCLGLLMHYPPLGDINSLLQKALFLRDPKNYPRPVNYQFQQNLDYYKTRGADLMNKTRSGSSTKAAPLNINKVSSSLLSFGRKLIAPAISTGSGGVSPINCEVHSSSSSSSTSPASAPVPTIPHPLAEPPSGPAPPQTQTHAQSQHYRLLKSESMPVHLSKGGVSGGVSQVSLPAQTHTDTQGQSSRTVSSSPSIESLTGGRPHSTASPPLPPSRGSDVSTSSPPLSATKKESFFNITRSRSHSKTMGKKESEEDLEAQVSFLQGQINDLEAMSKYCAKMMNNHICKIQEVILQEHLEKEDEVLVSLAGLKQIKDILKGALRFNQSQLEAEENEEIAIADDHYTITAAAETALRANNHHSDHQQLGDIRRSRDSDLEGSVSTNEKEEEKEEEKEEEKEEEKEEEEQAITPPEEQVASSLGSEGKNWDDYILVCQDVDLTAADGGGGGGGKPAAERTPPIRRGRGLVRMEPEGAAGTFHDPLMAAITSGSSSPDEGSTHSKDSDFTIVNPNDL; the protein is encoded by the exons ATGCAGCACCCCAATTTCGAGACCCGCCACCCGCTCCAGACAGACGAGCAGCAGGAGACGGGCTACGACCCGCTCAATAACTTCAACAAGAACCGCAGCA GAGGATCTCTTGACAGCAGCACTTACTCACAGTCCCAGTCAACCTTCCTCTCATACAG GAAAGAATGGGACGACTTGTTCCTGAACAGTAATTACCTGGCCAGGATCCGGCAGGCAGGCATCAACGGTCGACTGAGGAGCAGCCGCTTTCGGAGCGTATGCTGGAAG TTGTACCTGGAGGCTCTTCCAGAAGACAAGACGCAGTGGATCAACAAGACCAAGGAGCTCCGGGCCCAGTATGAGAAGATCAAAGAGACG CACATCACTAACCCTCGCAAGGCTGCAGGCCAGCAGGACCTGGTTGTCAACAACCCGCTGTCCCAGGATGAgggg AGCCTGTGGAACAAGTTCTTCCAAGATAAAGAGCTGAAGGGGATGATCAAACAGGACGTGTTGAGAAC TTTCCCCGAGATTCGTTACTTCCAGGACGACGACGTGAGGACCAAACTGACAGACATCCTCTTCTGTTTTGCCCGAGAAAATGAACAGTTACTGTATAAACAG GGGATGCACGAGTTGCTGGCGCCCATAGTGTTTGTGCTGCACTGTGACCATCAAGCCTTCCAGCACGCCAGCGAGACAGCCAGCCCCAG TGAGGAGATGAAGTGTCTGTTGAACCCAGAGTTTCTGGAGCACGACGCCTA TGCCTTGTTCTCACAGCTGATGGACACAGCAGAGCCGTGGTTCTCCAGCTACGAGAGGGAAGTGAGGAAG GGTAAGGAAGAGATGCTGACCAGCATCCCGTTCGCACGGCCCCAGGACTCGGGGCCATCCGTTGCCATAGTAACTAAAGTCAACCGCATCCAGGACCAGCTGGTGAAGAAGCACGACATTGAACTGCACATGCACGTCAACCGGCTGGAGATCGCCCCGCAAATCTACGGCAT CCGGTGGGTACGTCTGCTGTTCGGCCGTGAGTTCCCGCTCCAGGACCTGCTGGTGGTGTGGGACGCCCTGTTTGCTGACAGCATCACTCTGGACCTGGTGGACTACATCTTCGTGGCCATGCTGCTCTACATCCGAGACGCTC TCATTGCTAGCAACTTCCAGACCTGCCTGGGCCTGCTAATGCACTACCCTCCATTAGGAGACATCAACTCCCTTCTGCAAAAGGCTCTATTCCTCCGAGATCCCAAA AACTATCCACGACCTGTCAACTACCAGTTTCAGCAGAACCTGGATTACTACAAAACAAGGGGAGCTGACCTGATGAACAAGACACG CTCGGGTTCCAGTACAAAAGCTGCTCCCCTTAACATCAACAAGGTCTCCAGCAGCCTGCTGAGCTTCGGCAGAAAGCTCATCGCTCCGGCAATATCTACCGGGTCTGGTGGCGTCTCGCCAATCAACTGCGAGGtacactcctcctcttcctcctcgtcaaCTTCCCCCGCATCGGCGCCCGTGCCCACCATACCTCACCCATTGGCTGAGCCCCCGTCAGGCCCCGCCCCGCCGCAGACCCAGACCCATGCCCAGAGTCAGCACTACCGCCTGCTCAAGTCCGAGAGCATGCCTGTCCACCTCAGCAAAG GTGGAGTCTCAGGTGGAGTCTCTCAGGTCTCTCTCCCAGCCCAgactcacactgacacacaag GCCAAAGCTCCAGGACAGTCAGCTCCTCTCCCAGCATAGAAAGCCTCACTGGTGGACGGCCTCACTCCACCGCCTCCCCGCCTCTTCCCCCATCCAGAGGGAGTGATGTGAGCACTTCCTCTCCGCCCCTCTCCGCCACCAAGAAAGAGTCCTTCTTCAACATCACTCGTTCTCGCTCCCACAGCAAGACCATGGGCAAGAAGGAGTCG GAGGAGGACCTGGAAGCCCAGGTATCATTCCTGCAAGGCCAGATCAACGACCTGGAGGCCATGAGCAAATACTGTGCCAAGATGATGAACAATCACATCT GTAAAATCCAGGAAGTGATTCTCCAAGAACACCTGGAGAAAGAGGATGAGGTCCTGGTGTCACTGGCTGGACTCAAACAG ATCAAAGACATCCTTAAGGGGGCGCTGCGCTTCAACCAAAGCCAGCTGGAGGCCGAGGAGAACGAGGAGATCGCCATCGCTGACGATCACTATACCATCACAGCAGCCGCTGAAACTGCTCTGAGAGCCAACAATCACCACAGTGACCACCAGCAACTAGGAGACATCAGGCGGAGCCGGGACTCTGATCTAGAGGGGAGCGTGAGCACGAatgagaaggaagaggagaaggaagaggagaaggaagaggagaaggaagaggagaaggaagaggaggagcaggcgATTACCCCACCTGAAGAACAG GTGGCGTCATCCCTCGGCTCGGAGGGTAAGAACTGGGACGACTACATCCTCGTGTGCCAGGACGTAGACCTGACGGCcgctgatggaggaggaggaggaggaggaaagccTGCAGCCGAGCGTACCCCTCCGATCAGGCGAGGGCGAGGCTTGGTGCGAATGGAGCCTGAGGGTGCAGCCGGGACCTTCCATGACCCCCTGATGGCCGCCATCACCTCGGGCTCTTCCAGCCCAGACGAGGGCTCCACCCATAGCAAGGACTCTGACTTCACCATCGTCAACCCAAACGACCTGTGA
- the tbc1d5 gene encoding TBC1 domain family member 5 isoform X3: MQHPNFETRHPLQTDEQQETGYDPLNNFNKNRSRGSLDSSTYSQSQSTFLSYRKEWDDLFLNSNYLARIRQAGINGRLRSSRFRSVCWKLYLEALPEDKTQWINKTKELRAQYEKIKETHITNPRKAAGQQDLVVNNPLSQDEGSLWNKFFQDKELKGMIKQDVLRTFPEIRYFQDDDVRTKLTDILFCFARENEQLLYKQGMHELLAPIVFVLHCDHQAFQHASETASPSEEMKCLLNPEFLEHDAYALFSQLMDTAEPWFSSYEREVRKGKEEMLTSIPFARPQDSGPSVAIVTKVNRIQDQLVKKHDIELHMHVNRLEIAPQIYGIRWVRLLFGREFPLQDLLVVWDALFADSITLDLVDYIFVAMLLYIRDALIASNFQTCLGLLMHYPPLGDINSLLQKALFLRDPKNYPRPVNYQFQQNLDYYKTRGADLMNKTRSGSSTKAAPLNINKVSSSLLSFGRKLIAPAISTGSGGVSPINCEVHSSSSSSSTSPASAPVPTIPHPLAEPPSGPAPPQTQTHAQSQHYRLLKSESMPVHLSKDVVSGGVSGGVSQVSLPAQTHTDTQGQSSRTVSSSPSIESLTGGRPHSTASPPLPPSRGSDVSTSSPPLSATKKESFFNITRSRSHSKTMGKKESEEDLEAQVSFLQGQINDLEAMSKYCAKMMNNHICKIQEVILQEHLEKEDEVLVSLAGLKQIKDILKGALRFNQSQLEAEENEEIAIADDHYTITAAAETALRANNHHSDHQQLGDIRRSRDSDLEGSVSTNEKEEEKEEEEQAITPPEEQVASSLGSEGKNWDDYILVCQDVDLTAADGGGGGGGKPAAERTPPIRRGRGLVRMEPEGAAGTFHDPLMAAITSGSSSPDEGSTHSKDSDFTIVNPNDL; this comes from the exons ATGCAGCACCCCAATTTCGAGACCCGCCACCCGCTCCAGACAGACGAGCAGCAGGAGACGGGCTACGACCCGCTCAATAACTTCAACAAGAACCGCAGCA GAGGATCTCTTGACAGCAGCACTTACTCACAGTCCCAGTCAACCTTCCTCTCATACAG GAAAGAATGGGACGACTTGTTCCTGAACAGTAATTACCTGGCCAGGATCCGGCAGGCAGGCATCAACGGTCGACTGAGGAGCAGCCGCTTTCGGAGCGTATGCTGGAAG TTGTACCTGGAGGCTCTTCCAGAAGACAAGACGCAGTGGATCAACAAGACCAAGGAGCTCCGGGCCCAGTATGAGAAGATCAAAGAGACG CACATCACTAACCCTCGCAAGGCTGCAGGCCAGCAGGACCTGGTTGTCAACAACCCGCTGTCCCAGGATGAgggg AGCCTGTGGAACAAGTTCTTCCAAGATAAAGAGCTGAAGGGGATGATCAAACAGGACGTGTTGAGAAC TTTCCCCGAGATTCGTTACTTCCAGGACGACGACGTGAGGACCAAACTGACAGACATCCTCTTCTGTTTTGCCCGAGAAAATGAACAGTTACTGTATAAACAG GGGATGCACGAGTTGCTGGCGCCCATAGTGTTTGTGCTGCACTGTGACCATCAAGCCTTCCAGCACGCCAGCGAGACAGCCAGCCCCAG TGAGGAGATGAAGTGTCTGTTGAACCCAGAGTTTCTGGAGCACGACGCCTA TGCCTTGTTCTCACAGCTGATGGACACAGCAGAGCCGTGGTTCTCCAGCTACGAGAGGGAAGTGAGGAAG GGTAAGGAAGAGATGCTGACCAGCATCCCGTTCGCACGGCCCCAGGACTCGGGGCCATCCGTTGCCATAGTAACTAAAGTCAACCGCATCCAGGACCAGCTGGTGAAGAAGCACGACATTGAACTGCACATGCACGTCAACCGGCTGGAGATCGCCCCGCAAATCTACGGCAT CCGGTGGGTACGTCTGCTGTTCGGCCGTGAGTTCCCGCTCCAGGACCTGCTGGTGGTGTGGGACGCCCTGTTTGCTGACAGCATCACTCTGGACCTGGTGGACTACATCTTCGTGGCCATGCTGCTCTACATCCGAGACGCTC TCATTGCTAGCAACTTCCAGACCTGCCTGGGCCTGCTAATGCACTACCCTCCATTAGGAGACATCAACTCCCTTCTGCAAAAGGCTCTATTCCTCCGAGATCCCAAA AACTATCCACGACCTGTCAACTACCAGTTTCAGCAGAACCTGGATTACTACAAAACAAGGGGAGCTGACCTGATGAACAAGACACG CTCGGGTTCCAGTACAAAAGCTGCTCCCCTTAACATCAACAAGGTCTCCAGCAGCCTGCTGAGCTTCGGCAGAAAGCTCATCGCTCCGGCAATATCTACCGGGTCTGGTGGCGTCTCGCCAATCAACTGCGAGGtacactcctcctcttcctcctcgtcaaCTTCCCCCGCATCGGCGCCCGTGCCCACCATACCTCACCCATTGGCTGAGCCCCCGTCAGGCCCCGCCCCGCCGCAGACCCAGACCCATGCCCAGAGTCAGCACTACCGCCTGCTCAAGTCCGAGAGCATGCCTGTCCACCTCAGCAAAG ATGTAGTTTCAGGTGGAGTCTCAGGTGGAGTCTCTCAGGTCTCTCTCCCAGCCCAgactcacactgacacacaag GCCAAAGCTCCAGGACAGTCAGCTCCTCTCCCAGCATAGAAAGCCTCACTGGTGGACGGCCTCACTCCACCGCCTCCCCGCCTCTTCCCCCATCCAGAGGGAGTGATGTGAGCACTTCCTCTCCGCCCCTCTCCGCCACCAAGAAAGAGTCCTTCTTCAACATCACTCGTTCTCGCTCCCACAGCAAGACCATGGGCAAGAAGGAGTCG GAGGAGGACCTGGAAGCCCAGGTATCATTCCTGCAAGGCCAGATCAACGACCTGGAGGCCATGAGCAAATACTGTGCCAAGATGATGAACAATCACATCT GTAAAATCCAGGAAGTGATTCTCCAAGAACACCTGGAGAAAGAGGATGAGGTCCTGGTGTCACTGGCTGGACTCAAACAG ATCAAAGACATCCTTAAGGGGGCGCTGCGCTTCAACCAAAGCCAGCTGGAGGCCGAGGAGAACGAGGAGATCGCCATCGCTGACGATCACTATACCATCACAGCAGCCGCTGAAACTGCTCTGAGAGCCAACAATCACCACAGTGACCACCAGCAACTAGGAGACATCAGGCGGAGCCGGGACTCTGATCTAGAGGGGAGCGTGAGCACGAatgagaaggaagaggagaaggaagaggag gagcaggcgATTACCCCACCTGAAGAACAG GTGGCGTCATCCCTCGGCTCGGAGGGTAAGAACTGGGACGACTACATCCTCGTGTGCCAGGACGTAGACCTGACGGCcgctgatggaggaggaggaggaggaggaaagccTGCAGCCGAGCGTACCCCTCCGATCAGGCGAGGGCGAGGCTTGGTGCGAATGGAGCCTGAGGGTGCAGCCGGGACCTTCCATGACCCCCTGATGGCCGCCATCACCTCGGGCTCTTCCAGCCCAGACGAGGGCTCCACCCATAGCAAGGACTCTGACTTCACCATCGTCAACCCAAACGACCTGTGA
- the tbc1d5 gene encoding TBC1 domain family member 5 isoform X1 gives MQHPNFETRHPLQTDEQQETGYDPLNNFNKNRSRGSLDSSTYSQSQSTFLSYRKEWDDLFLNSNYLARIRQAGINGRLRSSRFRSVCWKLYLEALPEDKTQWINKTKELRAQYEKIKETHITNPRKAAGQQDLVVNNPLSQDEGSLWNKFFQDKELKGMIKQDVLRTFPEIRYFQDDDVRTKLTDILFCFARENEQLLYKQGMHELLAPIVFVLHCDHQAFQHASETASPSEEMKCLLNPEFLEHDAYALFSQLMDTAEPWFSSYEREVRKGKEEMLTSIPFARPQDSGPSVAIVTKVNRIQDQLVKKHDIELHMHVNRLEIAPQIYGIRWVRLLFGREFPLQDLLVVWDALFADSITLDLVDYIFVAMLLYIRDALIASNFQTCLGLLMHYPPLGDINSLLQKALFLRDPKNYPRPVNYQFQQNLDYYKTRGADLMNKTRSGSSTKAAPLNINKVSSSLLSFGRKLIAPAISTGSGGVSPINCEVHSSSSSSSTSPASAPVPTIPHPLAEPPSGPAPPQTQTHAQSQHYRLLKSESMPVHLSKDVVSGGVSGGVSQVSLPAQTHTDTQGQSSRTVSSSPSIESLTGGRPHSTASPPLPPSRGSDVSTSSPPLSATKKESFFNITRSRSHSKTMGKKESEEDLEAQVSFLQGQINDLEAMSKYCAKMMNNHICKIQEVILQEHLEKEDEVLVSLAGLKQIKDILKGALRFNQSQLEAEENEEIAIADDHYTITAAAETALRANNHHSDHQQLGDIRRSRDSDLEGSVSTNEKEEEKEEEKEEEKEEEKEEEEQAITPPEEQVASSLGSEGKNWDDYILVCQDVDLTAADGGGGGGGKPAAERTPPIRRGRGLVRMEPEGAAGTFHDPLMAAITSGSSSPDEGSTHSKDSDFTIVNPNDL, from the exons ATGCAGCACCCCAATTTCGAGACCCGCCACCCGCTCCAGACAGACGAGCAGCAGGAGACGGGCTACGACCCGCTCAATAACTTCAACAAGAACCGCAGCA GAGGATCTCTTGACAGCAGCACTTACTCACAGTCCCAGTCAACCTTCCTCTCATACAG GAAAGAATGGGACGACTTGTTCCTGAACAGTAATTACCTGGCCAGGATCCGGCAGGCAGGCATCAACGGTCGACTGAGGAGCAGCCGCTTTCGGAGCGTATGCTGGAAG TTGTACCTGGAGGCTCTTCCAGAAGACAAGACGCAGTGGATCAACAAGACCAAGGAGCTCCGGGCCCAGTATGAGAAGATCAAAGAGACG CACATCACTAACCCTCGCAAGGCTGCAGGCCAGCAGGACCTGGTTGTCAACAACCCGCTGTCCCAGGATGAgggg AGCCTGTGGAACAAGTTCTTCCAAGATAAAGAGCTGAAGGGGATGATCAAACAGGACGTGTTGAGAAC TTTCCCCGAGATTCGTTACTTCCAGGACGACGACGTGAGGACCAAACTGACAGACATCCTCTTCTGTTTTGCCCGAGAAAATGAACAGTTACTGTATAAACAG GGGATGCACGAGTTGCTGGCGCCCATAGTGTTTGTGCTGCACTGTGACCATCAAGCCTTCCAGCACGCCAGCGAGACAGCCAGCCCCAG TGAGGAGATGAAGTGTCTGTTGAACCCAGAGTTTCTGGAGCACGACGCCTA TGCCTTGTTCTCACAGCTGATGGACACAGCAGAGCCGTGGTTCTCCAGCTACGAGAGGGAAGTGAGGAAG GGTAAGGAAGAGATGCTGACCAGCATCCCGTTCGCACGGCCCCAGGACTCGGGGCCATCCGTTGCCATAGTAACTAAAGTCAACCGCATCCAGGACCAGCTGGTGAAGAAGCACGACATTGAACTGCACATGCACGTCAACCGGCTGGAGATCGCCCCGCAAATCTACGGCAT CCGGTGGGTACGTCTGCTGTTCGGCCGTGAGTTCCCGCTCCAGGACCTGCTGGTGGTGTGGGACGCCCTGTTTGCTGACAGCATCACTCTGGACCTGGTGGACTACATCTTCGTGGCCATGCTGCTCTACATCCGAGACGCTC TCATTGCTAGCAACTTCCAGACCTGCCTGGGCCTGCTAATGCACTACCCTCCATTAGGAGACATCAACTCCCTTCTGCAAAAGGCTCTATTCCTCCGAGATCCCAAA AACTATCCACGACCTGTCAACTACCAGTTTCAGCAGAACCTGGATTACTACAAAACAAGGGGAGCTGACCTGATGAACAAGACACG CTCGGGTTCCAGTACAAAAGCTGCTCCCCTTAACATCAACAAGGTCTCCAGCAGCCTGCTGAGCTTCGGCAGAAAGCTCATCGCTCCGGCAATATCTACCGGGTCTGGTGGCGTCTCGCCAATCAACTGCGAGGtacactcctcctcttcctcctcgtcaaCTTCCCCCGCATCGGCGCCCGTGCCCACCATACCTCACCCATTGGCTGAGCCCCCGTCAGGCCCCGCCCCGCCGCAGACCCAGACCCATGCCCAGAGTCAGCACTACCGCCTGCTCAAGTCCGAGAGCATGCCTGTCCACCTCAGCAAAG ATGTAGTTTCAGGTGGAGTCTCAGGTGGAGTCTCTCAGGTCTCTCTCCCAGCCCAgactcacactgacacacaag GCCAAAGCTCCAGGACAGTCAGCTCCTCTCCCAGCATAGAAAGCCTCACTGGTGGACGGCCTCACTCCACCGCCTCCCCGCCTCTTCCCCCATCCAGAGGGAGTGATGTGAGCACTTCCTCTCCGCCCCTCTCCGCCACCAAGAAAGAGTCCTTCTTCAACATCACTCGTTCTCGCTCCCACAGCAAGACCATGGGCAAGAAGGAGTCG GAGGAGGACCTGGAAGCCCAGGTATCATTCCTGCAAGGCCAGATCAACGACCTGGAGGCCATGAGCAAATACTGTGCCAAGATGATGAACAATCACATCT GTAAAATCCAGGAAGTGATTCTCCAAGAACACCTGGAGAAAGAGGATGAGGTCCTGGTGTCACTGGCTGGACTCAAACAG ATCAAAGACATCCTTAAGGGGGCGCTGCGCTTCAACCAAAGCCAGCTGGAGGCCGAGGAGAACGAGGAGATCGCCATCGCTGACGATCACTATACCATCACAGCAGCCGCTGAAACTGCTCTGAGAGCCAACAATCACCACAGTGACCACCAGCAACTAGGAGACATCAGGCGGAGCCGGGACTCTGATCTAGAGGGGAGCGTGAGCACGAatgagaaggaagaggagaaggaagaggagaaggaagaggagaaggaagaggagaaggaagaggaggagcaggcgATTACCCCACCTGAAGAACAG GTGGCGTCATCCCTCGGCTCGGAGGGTAAGAACTGGGACGACTACATCCTCGTGTGCCAGGACGTAGACCTGACGGCcgctgatggaggaggaggaggaggaggaaagccTGCAGCCGAGCGTACCCCTCCGATCAGGCGAGGGCGAGGCTTGGTGCGAATGGAGCCTGAGGGTGCAGCCGGGACCTTCCATGACCCCCTGATGGCCGCCATCACCTCGGGCTCTTCCAGCCCAGACGAGGGCTCCACCCATAGCAAGGACTCTGACTTCACCATCGTCAACCCAAACGACCTGTGA